The DNA sequence AAAACCGCTTCCAGCCCTATCCCCGACTTTCCGAACGTGAGCTCGCCGACTGGCTGGCCTCCGGCTTCGGCGTCTCGCAGAAAACTGCGAAGCTTTTGTGGCGGAAAACCTCTGGCGAGGTCTCATTAATCGAGTTTGAACTGGGCTTCTGGCAGAAAAAAAAACTGTTTCGTTGGAATGGTGCGGGCTGGGAATGGAAGGAAAACACCCTCATGGATATCCCCCTCTCCCCCGCCTCGCAAAAAGAGCTTCTGGCGCTCACCGCCACCCTCCCGGACGAAGAACGAAAGCTTCTGGCTCGACTCTCGTTTTTCCTCGGCTTCATCACGCTTGAGGAAATCTTCAAAACCGGCCTTTGGGAACAAAATAACTTGAAACTGCTGCTGAAAAACCTGCAGCAAGCCGGTTTCCTTCTCCCAATGGGAGAAAACCGCCTCGCCTTCTCCCGCCCCGGCCTGCGCGAAGCGCTTTACTCGACACTGAAAGACCGGAAAAACAACCATAAAAAAATTTGGGATTTCTTTGCCCAAAGTAACCGTACCGCCGACAAAACCCGTTCGTTTGAGTGGGAATTTCAGGCCGCCGGCGCCGGCCTTTGGGAGGAGGCCGCCAGCCAGGCTCTCGTCGCCGCAGGAGAAGCGGGCGCCAAAGAGGACTTCAGAACGGAAAATTGGTATTTGAACCGCTCGCTTAAATGGGTGCAAAAACTCCCTGCTGGCTCCCGCCAAAATGGCCTGTTCTTAGAGATCTATCGTGAACGGGGGAACTTCTTTGCTCGCCAGGGAGAGTTGGATAAGGCCATTTCGGAGTACACCTGTCAACTAAAAATGGCCAGCAAGCTCAAAAAACTGGAAGAAGAAGCTGATGCTTGCAACCGCTTGGGGAACCAATTCCGCCAAATCCCGGATTACCCAAAAGCGGAGCAAAACCTGAAAAAAGCGCTTGCGCTATTGGAAAAATTGGGAAAGGAATTCGAGGTTTCCC is a window from the Verrucomicrobiia bacterium genome containing:
- a CDS encoding tetratricopeptide repeat-containing protein kinase family protein encodes the protein MGLALLHKKGLVHRDLKPSNLLVVSRRKAELPLQLKIMDLGLAQSASPLDNESVGGTVDYLAPELIRKEKPDARADFYACGIILCELFLGRPPFADPDPAATLARHQEAPLPRLPIRNLKDKEFWQHLIGRLAAKNREERPRDGFQVLDWLLEDPALRKKLARSDESSAGWCRTLLPRFWSASSMHLEKSLSAEVPATIVRAQKELNDKSDLGKTTSFPSVRLAIDIENRFQPYPRLSERELADWLASGFGVSQKTAKLLWRKTSGEVSLIEFELGFWQKKKLFRWNGAGWEWKENTLMDIPLSPASQKELLALTATLPDEERKLLARLSFFLGFITLEEIFKTGLWEQNNLKLLLKNLQQAGFLLPMGENRLAFSRPGLREALYSTLKDRKNNHKKIWDFFAQSNRTADKTRSFEWEFQAAGAGLWEEAASQALVAAGEAGAKEDFRTENWYLNRSLKWVQKLPAGSRQNGLFLEIYRERGNFFARQGELDKAISEYTCQLKMASKLKKLEEEADACNRLGNQFRQIPDYPKAEQNLKKALALLEKLGKEFEVSRTYNNLGATYAHQLRIEEALFHYTKAAEIQRRLGVTKNLAGTLNNIGVAHMMADRFQEAVGFFREALQLDRKLDDKEQTAVCLNNLGFILAQRGEFEGAKT